Genomic DNA from Pseudomonas helmanticensis:
CAGGACTTTTTTGCCTCGGCGGAATGGATGCGTGCACTGAAGAACAGCATCATCGTTGCCCCGGCGGCGACGGTGCTGGCGATGGTCTTCGGTACGCTGGCGGCGATTGGTCTGACGCGCGGTGACTTTCCCGGTAAAGCGCTGGTGATGGCACTGGTCATTTCGCCAATGGTGGTGCCGGTGGTGATCATCGGTGTGGCGAGTTATCTGTTCTTCGCCCCGTTGGGCTTGGGCAACAGCTTCTTCTCGTTGATTGTGGTGCACGCGGTGTTGGGTGTGCCGTTTGTGATCATCACGGTGTCGGCAACGTTGCAGGGCTTTAACCACAACCTGGTGCGGGCTGCCGCGAGTCTCGGTGCTTCACCGCTGACGGCGTTCCGTCGGGTGACCTTGCCGCTGATTGCGCCGGGGGTGATTTCCGGGGCGCTGTTCGCGTTTGCGACTTCGTTTGATGAAGTGGTGGTGACGCTGTTTCTCGCAGGTCCCGAGCAGGCGACCTTGCCCCGGCAGATGTTCAGCGGGATTCGCGAAAACCTCAGTCCGACGATTGCCGCTGCTGCGACATTACTGATTGCCTTCTCCGTGATCCTGCTGCTGACCCTGGAATGGCTGCGTGGCCGCAGCGAAAAACTGCGCACCGCTCAGATTTAAGGTCCAGATCAAGAGCTTACCCCCTCACCCCAGCCCTCTCCCCCATGGGGGCGAGGGGGAAAGGGAGCAGATCTTTATGGTTTTCAAAACCTGAGTTCGACTCGATAATTCAGGTCGGCGTATTGCGAGAGTACAACTCGGTCAGTCCCCTCTCCCTCTGGGAGAGGGCTAGGGTGAGGGGCTCTTGCTCTTGCGCTCGATGAGTCATTCACCACCTGAATAGCAGACAACCCCAAATCCCCAGCTAATCTTGTGCCCAGCTCCCACATCTATAAGAGGCTGCGCACGATGAGTCTGTCCCAGTTCAAAATCGCTCACAAACTGATCACCGGCGCCGGCGCCATCGAACAACTGGCCGCCGAACTCACGCGCCTCGACATCGACAACCCGCTGATTGTCACCGACGCCGCGCTGGTCAAATCTGGCACGGTCGAGCTGGCGCTGGTGCAACTCGGTGGGCGTGACTACGAGATTTTCGACCGCGTGCTGCCCGACCCGGAAATCGCCATCGTCGAGGACTGCATGCGCGTTTACCGCGAGGGAGGGCATGACGGTTTGATCGGCCTCGGTGGCGGCAGCGCCATCGACATCGCCAAAAGTGTTGCCGCCTATGCCGGTTACCACGGCGCGCTGGAAGACCTGTTCGGCGTCGACCAGGTGCCGCGCAAAGGCCCGCCGCTGATCGCCATCCCGACCACCGCCGGCACCGGTTCCGAAGTCACCAACGTGGCAATCCTCTCGGACAAAGTCGCACAACTGAAGAAAGGCATCGTCAGCGACTTTCTATTACCGGACGTCGCGCTGGTCAGCCCGCAGATGACCCTGACCTGCCCACGCAGCGTTACCGCCGCCAGTGGTGTTGACGCGTTGGTGCACGCCATCGAATCCTATCTGTCGGTGAACGCCTCGCCGATCACCGACTCCCTGGCCATTGGCGCGATAAAACTTATCGCCAAAGCCCTGCCCAAGGCTTATGCCAATGGCGCCAACCTGCAAGCCCGCGAAGACATGGCCACCGCCAGTTTGATGGCCGGCATGGCGTTTGGTAATGCCGGGGTCGGCGCGGTGCATGCGCTGGCGTATCCGCTGGGCGGGCGTTTCAACATCGCCCATGGCGTGAGCAATGCCCTGTTGCTGCCCTATGTCATGACCTGGAACAAGATGGCCTGTGTCGAACGCATGCAGGATATTGCCGAAGCCATGGGCGTAAAGACCGCTCATCTGAGCGCAGCCGAGGCGGCGGACAAAGCCGTGCAGGCGATGACCGATTTGTGCGCAACGGTGGAAATCCCGGCCGGTTTGCGCAGTTTCGGTGTGCCGGAAGAGGCGATCCCAGCGATGGCGGTGGAAGCCGCGGGGATCGAGCGCTTGATGCGCAATAACCCGCGCAAACTCAGCGCCGTCGATATCGAGAAGATCTACCGAGCGGCGTACTGATCATCGCGGTCACGGTGCGCGCGCTCAAGCATGAGGCTACAATGCGCGCCATCGTGATTTAGCTCAGAAAAGGTGCGTCATGCAGCCCTTCGTAATTGCTCCGTCGATTCTCTCCGCCGACTTCGCCCGCCTCGGCGAGGAAGTGGACAACGTTCTCGCCGCTGGCGCCGACTTCGTTCACTTCGACGTCATGGACAACCACTACGTGCCGAACCTGACCATCGGTCCGATGGTTTGTGCGGCATTGCGCAAGTACGGCGTCACCGCGCCGATCGACGCGCACCTGATGGTCAGCCCGGTAGACCGTATCGTCGGCGATTTCATCGAAGCCGGCGCGACCTACATCACCTTCCACCCGGAAGCCACGCTGCACGTCGATCGTTCGCTGCAACTGATACGTGAAGGCGGCTGCAAATCCGGTCTGGTGTTCAACCCGGCGACCCCGCTGGACGTGCTCAAATACGTGATCGACAAAGTCGATATGGTCTTGCTGATGAGCGTCAACCCAGGCTTCGGCGGGCAGAAGTTCATTCCCGGCACCCTCGACAAACTGCGCGAAGCGCGGGCGATCATCGATGTCTCGGGCCGTGACATCCGTCTGGAAATCGACGGCGGCGTCAACGTCAACAACATCCGCGAAATCGCTGCGGCTGGCGCTGACACTTTTGTCGCCGGCTCGGCAATCTTCAATGCGCCGAACTATCAGGAAGTCATCGACAAGATGCGTTCCGAACTGGCGCTGGCTCGCCCATGAGCGGGTTTGAGCAGCTGTTCCCGGGAAAACTGCCTCGGCTGGTGATGTTCGATCTGGATGGCACGCTGATCGACTCGGTTCCGGACCTGGCAGCAGCGGTGGACAACATGCTGCTCTCCCTCGGCCGCAAGCCTGCCGGCATCGAATCGGTGCGCGAGTGGGTGGGCAACGGCGCGCCGGTATTGGTGCGCCGCGCTTTGGCCGGTAGCATCGATCATTCGGCGGTGGATGACGTCGAGGCCGAACATGCGCTGGAAGTGTTCATGGAGGCTTACGCCGCCAGCCACGAGCTGACCGTGGTCTATCCCGGCGTGCGCGACACCCTCAAGTGGCTGCAAAAGCAGGGTGTGGTCATGGCGCTGATCACCAACAAGCCGGAGCGCTTCGTCGCGCCGCTGCTGGATCAGATGAAAATCGGTCGCTATTTCAAGTGGATCATCGGTGGCGATACCTTGCCGCAGAAAAAACCTGACCCGGCGGCGCTGTTCTTCGTGATGAAAATGGCCAATATCCCTG
This window encodes:
- a CDS encoding ABC transporter permease, translated to MLSPYMSPIERVWFYGLRILCGLILLFLILPVLVIIPLSFNSGSFLVYPLQGFSLHWYQDFFASAEWMRALKNSIIVAPAATVLAMVFGTLAAIGLTRGDFPGKALVMALVISPMVVPVVIIGVASYLFFAPLGLGNSFFSLIVVHAVLGVPFVIITVSATLQGFNHNLVRAAASLGASPLTAFRRVTLPLIAPGVISGALFAFATSFDEVVVTLFLAGPEQATLPRQMFSGIRENLSPTIAAAATLLIAFSVILLLTLEWLRGRSEKLRTAQI
- a CDS encoding iron-containing alcohol dehydrogenase: MSLSQFKIAHKLITGAGAIEQLAAELTRLDIDNPLIVTDAALVKSGTVELALVQLGGRDYEIFDRVLPDPEIAIVEDCMRVYREGGHDGLIGLGGGSAIDIAKSVAAYAGYHGALEDLFGVDQVPRKGPPLIAIPTTAGTGSEVTNVAILSDKVAQLKKGIVSDFLLPDVALVSPQMTLTCPRSVTAASGVDALVHAIESYLSVNASPITDSLAIGAIKLIAKALPKAYANGANLQAREDMATASLMAGMAFGNAGVGAVHALAYPLGGRFNIAHGVSNALLLPYVMTWNKMACVERMQDIAEAMGVKTAHLSAAEAADKAVQAMTDLCATVEIPAGLRSFGVPEEAIPAMAVEAAGIERLMRNNPRKLSAVDIEKIYRAAY
- the rpe gene encoding ribulose-phosphate 3-epimerase; protein product: MQPFVIAPSILSADFARLGEEVDNVLAAGADFVHFDVMDNHYVPNLTIGPMVCAALRKYGVTAPIDAHLMVSPVDRIVGDFIEAGATYITFHPEATLHVDRSLQLIREGGCKSGLVFNPATPLDVLKYVIDKVDMVLLMSVNPGFGGQKFIPGTLDKLREARAIIDVSGRDIRLEIDGGVNVNNIREIAAAGADTFVAGSAIFNAPNYQEVIDKMRSELALARP
- a CDS encoding phosphoglycolate phosphatase; translated protein: MSGFEQLFPGKLPRLVMFDLDGTLIDSVPDLAAAVDNMLLSLGRKPAGIESVREWVGNGAPVLVRRALAGSIDHSAVDDVEAEHALEVFMEAYAASHELTVVYPGVRDTLKWLQKQGVVMALITNKPERFVAPLLDQMKIGRYFKWIIGGDTLPQKKPDPAALFFVMKMANIPASQSLFVGDSRSDVLAAKAAGVKCVALSYGYNHGRPIAEESPALVIDDLRKLIPGCLVTAAEITLPDASQSHSGNAIVVVTRKLWMKVIKALARWRWRA